The following are encoded together in the Glycine soja cultivar W05 chromosome 5, ASM419377v2, whole genome shotgun sequence genome:
- the LOC114412312 gene encoding ATPase family AAA domain-containing protein FIGL1-like isoform X1, with protein MEEAKEKCWRMEVEEKLKRLQSLLFGAERALENNDFSSAYILALRLLGFLDVNSHSNVDEAFVQPIRRDALAKLHFARQSLTPQSDRQAFEQAKKSPGRIFGTTGDIDIEKIRNSKYFQALVKQSKEKDENQLVDHLGKQDKAGSKASKQMVQTKLPSMYGKRSLRTSNGSKSIFNMKNNSSEDCMSLDRPQSHASHTKGPGFSSILQVEGEERAFGNTFSTKRVHMENNSPRVGFVKSPSSKEDVNPDACGNGFVTARAKLEMEAKQKRGVGGSPSASVSPQCDNNSANRLYGGRSYGVPRRGVRGNFVPPIKSNGNNAGNTSTRIAGKCDDSLDDSTKKCLEILCGPDGELPEKLRNLDPRLIEHVSNEIMDRDPNVRWDDIAGLEHAKKCVNEMVVYPLQRPDIFMGCRSPGRGLLLFGPPGTGKTMIGKAIAGEAKATFFYISASSLTSKWIGEGEKLVRALFGVASCRQPAVIFVDEIDSLLSQRKSDGEHESSRRLKTQFLIEMEGFDSGSEQILLIGATNRPQELDEAARRRLTKRLYIPLPCSEARAWIIRNLLEKDGLFKLSCDEMDIICKFTEGYSGSDMKNLVKDASMGPLREALSQGIEITKLKKEDMRPVTLQDFKNSLQEVRPSVSTNELGTYEQWNKQFGSLSL; from the exons ATGGAGGAAGCGAAGGAAAAGTGTTGGAGGATGGAAGTGGAGGAGAAGCTGAAGAGGCTGCAATCTCTTCTCTTCGGCGCAGAGCGCGCTCTCGAGAACAACGACTTCTCCTCGGCTTACATCCTCGCGCTTCGTCTCCTCGGATTCCTCGACGTGAATTCCCACTCCAACGTCGACGAAGCCTTCGTCCAACCGATTCGCCGCGACGCTCTCGCCAAACTCCACTTCGCTCGCCAATCCCTCACTCCTCAATCTGATCG CCAAGCTTTTGAACAAGCAAAGAAATCTCCAGGACGCATTTTTGGCACAACAGGAGATATTGACATTGAGAAGATTCGGAATTCAAAGTACTTCCAAGCTCTTGTCAAGCAATCTaaagaaaaggatgagaatcaATTG GTTGATCACCTGGGGAAACAGGACAAAGCGGGCAGCAAAGCCTCAAAGCAAATGGTGCAAACTAAGTTACCATCCATGTATGGGAAAAGAAGCTTGAGGACTAGCAATGGTTCCAAGAGTATttttaacatgaaaaataatagcTCTGAGGACTGCATGAGTCTTGATAGGCCTCAATCTCATGCCAGCCATACAAAGGGTCCAGGTTTCTCTTCTATCTTGCAAGTTGAAGGAGAAGAAAGAGCTTTTGGAAACACATTCTCCACAAAACGTGTACACATGGAAAACAATAGCCCCAGAGTTGGATTTGTGAAGTCACCTTCAAGTAAGGAGGATGTTAACCCTGATGCTTGTGGTAACGGGTTTGTTACTGCTAGAGCAAAGCTG GAAATGGAAGCAAAGCAGAAGCGAGGAGTAGGCGGTTCACCCAGTGCCTCTGTCTCACCACAATGTGATAACAATTCTGCCAACAGGCTGTATGGTGGAAGATCATACGGTGTTCCACGACGTGGCGTCCGTGGTAATTTTGTTCCCCCGATTAAATCCAATGGGAACAATGCTGGAAATACAAGCACACGCATTGCTGGAAAATGTGATGATTCTTTAGATGACTCTACAAAGAAATG TCTGGAAATCCTATGTGGTCCTGATGGTGAGCTTCCTGAGAAATTGAGGAATTTGGATCCTCGCCTCATTGAACATGTTAGTAACGAGATTATGGACAGAGATCCCAATGTCCGGTGGGATGATATAG CTGGATTGGAGCATGCCAAGAAATGTGTCAATGAGATGGTCGTATATCCTCTGCAACGTCCTGACATATTCATGGGCTGTCGTTCCCCTGGGAGGGGTCTGCTTCTGTTTGGTCCCCCA GGAACTGGTAAAACAATGATAGGTAAAGCCATAGCAGGGGAGGCGAAGGCAACCTTCTTTTACATATCCGCAAGTTCTTTGACTAGCAAGTGG ATTGGTGAAGGTGAAAAGCTTGTAAGAGCCCTTTTTGGAGTTGCCAGTTGTCGTCAGCCAGCAGTAATTTTTGTTGATGAAATAGATTCGCTCCTGTCTCAG CGTAAATCAGACGGTGAGCATGAATCAAGTAGACGGCTAAAGACACAGTTTCTCATTGAAATGGAAGGCTTTGACAGTGGTAGCGAGCAAATTTTGCTTATAG GGGCAACAAATCGTCCCCAAGAGCTTGATGAAGCAGCACGAAGGAGACTTACTAAACGACTTTATATTCCCCTACCTTGCTCAG AGGCAAGAGCTTGGATTATACGTAACCTTCTAGAGAAAGATGGATTATTCAAGCTATCATGCGACGAAATGGATATCATATGCAAATTTACGGAAG GTTATTCAGGATCAGACATGAAAAACTTAGTGAAGGATGCTTCTATGGGACCCCTAAGAGAGGCTTTAAGTCAAGGTATAGAAATTACAAAGTTGAAAAAGGAGGATATGCGACCTGTAACTCTTCAG GATTTCAAGAATTCCCTCCAAGAGGTGAGGCCTTCTGTTTCCACAAATGAACTTGGCACTTATGAACAATGGAACAAGCAATTTGGAAGCCTATCACTGTAG
- the LOC114412312 gene encoding ATPase family AAA domain-containing protein FIGL1-like isoform X2, translating to MEEAKEKCWRMEVEEKLKRLQSLLFGAERALENNDFSSAYILALRLLGFLDVNSHSNVDEAFVQPIRRDALAKLHFARQSLTPQSDRQAFEQAKKSPGRIFGTTGDIDIEKIRNSKYFQALVKQSKEKDENQLDKAGSKASKQMVQTKLPSMYGKRSLRTSNGSKSIFNMKNNSSEDCMSLDRPQSHASHTKGPGFSSILQVEGEERAFGNTFSTKRVHMENNSPRVGFVKSPSSKEDVNPDACGNGFVTARAKLEMEAKQKRGVGGSPSASVSPQCDNNSANRLYGGRSYGVPRRGVRGNFVPPIKSNGNNAGNTSTRIAGKCDDSLDDSTKKCLEILCGPDGELPEKLRNLDPRLIEHVSNEIMDRDPNVRWDDIAGLEHAKKCVNEMVVYPLQRPDIFMGCRSPGRGLLLFGPPGTGKTMIGKAIAGEAKATFFYISASSLTSKWIGEGEKLVRALFGVASCRQPAVIFVDEIDSLLSQRKSDGEHESSRRLKTQFLIEMEGFDSGSEQILLIGATNRPQELDEAARRRLTKRLYIPLPCSEARAWIIRNLLEKDGLFKLSCDEMDIICKFTEGYSGSDMKNLVKDASMGPLREALSQGIEITKLKKEDMRPVTLQDFKNSLQEVRPSVSTNELGTYEQWNKQFGSLSL from the exons ATGGAGGAAGCGAAGGAAAAGTGTTGGAGGATGGAAGTGGAGGAGAAGCTGAAGAGGCTGCAATCTCTTCTCTTCGGCGCAGAGCGCGCTCTCGAGAACAACGACTTCTCCTCGGCTTACATCCTCGCGCTTCGTCTCCTCGGATTCCTCGACGTGAATTCCCACTCCAACGTCGACGAAGCCTTCGTCCAACCGATTCGCCGCGACGCTCTCGCCAAACTCCACTTCGCTCGCCAATCCCTCACTCCTCAATCTGATCG CCAAGCTTTTGAACAAGCAAAGAAATCTCCAGGACGCATTTTTGGCACAACAGGAGATATTGACATTGAGAAGATTCGGAATTCAAAGTACTTCCAAGCTCTTGTCAAGCAATCTaaagaaaaggatgagaatcaATTG GACAAAGCGGGCAGCAAAGCCTCAAAGCAAATGGTGCAAACTAAGTTACCATCCATGTATGGGAAAAGAAGCTTGAGGACTAGCAATGGTTCCAAGAGTATttttaacatgaaaaataatagcTCTGAGGACTGCATGAGTCTTGATAGGCCTCAATCTCATGCCAGCCATACAAAGGGTCCAGGTTTCTCTTCTATCTTGCAAGTTGAAGGAGAAGAAAGAGCTTTTGGAAACACATTCTCCACAAAACGTGTACACATGGAAAACAATAGCCCCAGAGTTGGATTTGTGAAGTCACCTTCAAGTAAGGAGGATGTTAACCCTGATGCTTGTGGTAACGGGTTTGTTACTGCTAGAGCAAAGCTG GAAATGGAAGCAAAGCAGAAGCGAGGAGTAGGCGGTTCACCCAGTGCCTCTGTCTCACCACAATGTGATAACAATTCTGCCAACAGGCTGTATGGTGGAAGATCATACGGTGTTCCACGACGTGGCGTCCGTGGTAATTTTGTTCCCCCGATTAAATCCAATGGGAACAATGCTGGAAATACAAGCACACGCATTGCTGGAAAATGTGATGATTCTTTAGATGACTCTACAAAGAAATG TCTGGAAATCCTATGTGGTCCTGATGGTGAGCTTCCTGAGAAATTGAGGAATTTGGATCCTCGCCTCATTGAACATGTTAGTAACGAGATTATGGACAGAGATCCCAATGTCCGGTGGGATGATATAG CTGGATTGGAGCATGCCAAGAAATGTGTCAATGAGATGGTCGTATATCCTCTGCAACGTCCTGACATATTCATGGGCTGTCGTTCCCCTGGGAGGGGTCTGCTTCTGTTTGGTCCCCCA GGAACTGGTAAAACAATGATAGGTAAAGCCATAGCAGGGGAGGCGAAGGCAACCTTCTTTTACATATCCGCAAGTTCTTTGACTAGCAAGTGG ATTGGTGAAGGTGAAAAGCTTGTAAGAGCCCTTTTTGGAGTTGCCAGTTGTCGTCAGCCAGCAGTAATTTTTGTTGATGAAATAGATTCGCTCCTGTCTCAG CGTAAATCAGACGGTGAGCATGAATCAAGTAGACGGCTAAAGACACAGTTTCTCATTGAAATGGAAGGCTTTGACAGTGGTAGCGAGCAAATTTTGCTTATAG GGGCAACAAATCGTCCCCAAGAGCTTGATGAAGCAGCACGAAGGAGACTTACTAAACGACTTTATATTCCCCTACCTTGCTCAG AGGCAAGAGCTTGGATTATACGTAACCTTCTAGAGAAAGATGGATTATTCAAGCTATCATGCGACGAAATGGATATCATATGCAAATTTACGGAAG GTTATTCAGGATCAGACATGAAAAACTTAGTGAAGGATGCTTCTATGGGACCCCTAAGAGAGGCTTTAAGTCAAGGTATAGAAATTACAAAGTTGAAAAAGGAGGATATGCGACCTGTAACTCTTCAG GATTTCAAGAATTCCCTCCAAGAGGTGAGGCCTTCTGTTTCCACAAATGAACTTGGCACTTATGAACAATGGAACAAGCAATTTGGAAGCCTATCACTGTAG